The Acidobacteriota bacterium nucleotide sequence CCCACGGGTCGCCCCCGCCCCCGCCCCCGCCGGCGGCGCCGGAGCCGGAAGGGCGCGGGGCGGCGGAGGCGCGATGAGCGGCCCGCGGCTGCGCGTGAGCGCCCCCGCGAAGATCAACCTGCATCTGGAGGTGCTGCGCCTGCGCGGCGACGGCTACCACGAGGTGCGGACCATCCTGCAGTCGATCGCCCTCGCCGACACGCTCACGGTTACGGAGCGCCCGGGGCCGTTCACGGTGCGCAGCCGAACGGCGTCGATGCCGCGCGACCGGGGCAACCTGGTATGGACCGCCGGGGCCGCCTTGTGGAGCGCCCTGGGGCGGCGCGGGGAGCCATCGGGGGTCGCGGTGGCAGTCCGCAAGGTGGTGCCGGCGGGCGCCGGGCTTGGCGGCGCGAGCAGCGATGCGGCGTCCGCGTTGCGGGCCCTGGCGCAACTCTGGGCCCCGCGGGCGCGGGCCCGCCTGCTGCGCGAGGTGGCGGCGGCGATTGGATCCGACGTGCCGTTCTTCCTGGAGGGAGGAACGGTGCTGGCGGCGGGGCGGGGAGAGCGGTTGCGGCGGCTCGCGCCGGCCGGCCCCTACGCGGTGGTCATCGCGTCGCCGGCGTTCGGGGTGTCCACCCCGGACGCCTATCGCTGGTGGGATGAGGATGCCACGGTGCGCCAGCCTCCCCCAAAGGTGCGCCGGCCTCCAGGCCGGCATTTTTCTGCCGGCGTGGACGCCGGCGGACCAGGCGTGGACGCCGGCGCGTCGGCCGGCTTGCCGAGGGGCTGGCGCTCGCGGCCGGATCGGCTGTGGAACGACCTGGAGGGACCGGTCTCGGATCGCCATCCCGCCATCGCCGAGATGGTGCGGCGGCTCGAGGCGTCGGGCGCGATCCGGGCCGGTATGACGGGCAGCGGATCGGCGGTCATCGGCCTCTACGCGTCGGCGGCGGCGGCGGAACGGGCCCGCCGGTCGGCGCGACTTAAGGGGTGGCGAACCTGGCGGAACCGGACGACGGATGCGGCGGCGCACGCGCGGCTCACCGCCGTTGCCCGTGTCCGCTGATCCGATCTAAACTGCGCGGTTGCGTGGCGTTGGCGGGCGCCCGGATGGGAGGTCGGCGCCGGCGGCGCGCATCGGCGGGGAGGCATCGATTCGGACGGCAGGCTGCTTCCGTTGGGGCGTGGCCAAGTGGTAAGGCTCCGGGTTTTGGTCCCGGGATCGAGGGTTCGAATCCTTCCGCCCCAGCCATCTCATTGACTGTTTCTCGGCAAGCGGGTTGCAACGGACGGGTAGCGGGAAGAACGTGCCGACGCATAACGGAGAGTTGAAGATCTTCTCGGGAAGCGCCCACCCGGCGCTTGCCGCCGCGATCACGCGGGGCATAGGCGTCGGCCTCGGGCGGGCGGCGCTCCGGCGGTTCTCGGACACCGAGGTCGCCTTCCAGATCGACGAGAACATCCGCGGAACCGACGTGTTCATCGTGCAGCCCACCTGCACGCCGGTCGACCAGCACCTGGTGGAGCTGTGCGTGATGATCGACGCGTTCCGCCGGTCGTCGGCCGCGCGGATCACGGCCGTGATGCCGTACTACGGCTATGCGCGGCAGGACCGGAAGGACAAGCCCCGGGTGCCGATTTCGGCCAAGCTGGTGGCTAACCTGGTGAGCGCCGCGGGCGCCAACCGGGTGCTGACGATGGACCTGCACAAGGCGCAGATCCAGGGTTTCTTCGACATCCCGGTCGACCACCTGTTCGCTACGCCGGTCTTCATCGAGTACCTGTCGAGCGCACGCTCGAACGACCAGGTCACGATTGTCTCGCCCGACGCCGGCGGCGTGGAGCGGGCGCGCGCCTACGCGAAGCGGCTCCATGCGGACCTCGCGATCATCGACAAGCGGCGCTCGGGGGACGGGCACGCCGAGGTAATGAACGTCGTCGGCGAGGTGGAGGGCCGAACCTGCATCCTGCTCGACGACATCGTAGACACCGCCGGAACGCTGGCCCAGGCATCCAACGCGCTGCGGCGGAACGGGGCCGCGAGCGTCATCGGCTGCGCCGTGCACGGCGTGCTGTCGGGGCCGGCGCTGCAGCGGATCGAGGATTCGGCGCTGGAGCAGTTGATCGTGACTGATACTATTCCGCTCCGCCCCGAGTTCGAAGCGTGCCCGAAGATCCGGACGTTGTCCGTCGCCCGGCTGCTGGGAAAGGCGATAGAGAGCATCCACCAGGAAACATCGGTCTCGTCGCTGTTCGTCTAGGCGGCAGGCAGCCGGCCAGAGGGATCGAGCGCGAGACCGGCAGGAGTCAGCATCGAGATGGACTTGACATTGACGGCCGCCACCCGGACGACGCGCGGCAAGAACGAAGCGCGCCGCCTGCGCCGCGCCGGCCAGGTGCCGGGGGTGGTCTACGGCGGCACGGACGGCGACACGGCGGTCACGATCGACCCGAAGCAACTGCTCCGGCTTCTCCATTCTGAGTCGGGGTTGAACACCATCTTCGACCTCGAGGTGGATGGAGGCCGGGGCAGCGCGGTGCTCGTGAAGGACGTGCAGCTCAGCCCCCTCACCGACGAGTTGCTGCATGTGGACTTCCTGCGCGTTGCCCTCGACAAGGTGATCACGGTGAACGTGCCGGTGCACCTGACGGGCGAGGCGGCGGGCGTCAAGCAGCAGGGCGGCCTGGTCGACTTCACGACGCGCGAGGTGCAGGTGGAGTGCCTGCCGAGGGAGATTCCCGAACACATCGAGGTGGACGTCACGCCGCTGCACATTGGCGAGGGCATCCGCCTGCGGGACGTGACGGAGGACGTGGACTGGACGCCGGTTACGGATCTCGACGTGCTGCTGGTGCACGTGGTGGCGTCGAAGGTGGACACGGGCGAGGAAGAGGGCGACGAGGAGGAAGTCGAGGACGAAGCCGCGGCAGATGCCGAGGGCGAGAAGGAGGAGAAGGCCGAGGGCGGCGGAAGCTGACTGCCGCGCGCCGCCGCGTGAGGCGGACGGCGCGGACGGCGGGGCGCGGAGCATGCCGTGCATCTAATCGTCGGTCTGGGGAATCCGGGGCGGCAGTACTTGGGCACACGGCACAACGTCGGTTTTGGCGTCGTCGATCTGCTGGCCGAGCGGTTCGGCCTGGCGTTCGAGGCCGCTCCCGCCGACGCGGTGATGGCGCGCCAGCGCGGTCCGGAAGCGCGGGTCATGCTGGCGAAGCCGCTCACGTACATGAACCGGAGCGGCTGGGCGGTGCAGGAACTGCAGCACTACTACCGGATCGAGCCGGAGGCGCTGCTGGTGGTGGCCGACGACGTCAACCTGCCGCTCGGCAAGCTCCGCGCGCGGCCGGAAGGATCGGACGGCGGCCACAACGGGCTGTCGTCGATCATCGCGTCGCTCGGCACCTTCGGGTTCGCGCGGCTGCGACTCGGCGTCGGGCGGGGCGACGAACGGCGGGATTTGGCGAACCACGTGCTGGCGCGGTTCGAACGGGACGAGATGGAGACGGTGGAGGAGATGATCGAGCGCGCGGCCGACGCGGTGGAAACGTTCATCGCGGACGGCATCGAGAAGACGATGAACCGGTTCAACTGAAACGCTTCCTTGCCGCCGGAGGGCCGGCGGCCGTTCAGTCCGAGAGGAGCAGCATGAGCGAAATACACCGACAGTACGAATTGGCCTACGTCGTCAGTCCGACGGTAACGGACGACGGCGTGAACGAACTGCACGAACGGATTTCCGAGATCGTCCAGCAGCTGGGCGGAACCGTAGACAATACCGACGTCTGGGGCCGCCGCCGCCTCGCCTACGAGATCAACCGCCACCGCGAGGGCACGTACGTGATCGTCCTGATCACCGGCCCGGGCGACATGGTGACCGAGCTGGAACGGCGCCTGCGCGTCATGGAGCAGTTGCTGCGCCACCTGGTGATCCGGGTGGACGAGGTGATGCGCAAGGCGGCGCACAGGCGCTCACGGCGTCAAGGGCGGCAGGGGCGCCGTCGAG carries:
- a CDS encoding ribose-phosphate pyrophosphokinase, producing the protein MDCFSASGLQRTGSGKNVPTHNGELKIFSGSAHPALAAAITRGIGVGLGRAALRRFSDTEVAFQIDENIRGTDVFIVQPTCTPVDQHLVELCVMIDAFRRSSAARITAVMPYYGYARQDRKDKPRVPISAKLVANLVSAAGANRVLTMDLHKAQIQGFFDIPVDHLFATPVFIEYLSSARSNDQVTIVSPDAGGVERARAYAKRLHADLAIIDKRRSGDGHAEVMNVVGEVEGRTCILLDDIVDTAGTLAQASNALRRNGAASVIGCAVHGVLSGPALQRIEDSALEQLIVTDTIPLRPEFEACPKIRTLSVARLLGKAIESIHQETSVSSLFV
- the rpsF gene encoding 30S ribosomal protein S6, coding for MSEIHRQYELAYVVSPTVTDDGVNELHERISEIVQQLGGTVDNTDVWGRRRLAYEINRHREGTYVIVLITGPGDMVTELERRLRVMEQLLRHLVIRVDEVMRKAAHRRSRRQGRQGRRRVKGAPPAVETAPAAPAAADAAATDTETAEEAAEPVAAAAEAPAPEAAAASDAQPEDTQPEPAAEPETAAEPDEAPAEPADKEQQS
- a CDS encoding 50S ribosomal protein L25: MDLTLTAATRTTRGKNEARRLRRAGQVPGVVYGGTDGDTAVTIDPKQLLRLLHSESGLNTIFDLEVDGGRGSAVLVKDVQLSPLTDELLHVDFLRVALDKVITVNVPVHLTGEAAGVKQQGGLVDFTTREVQVECLPREIPEHIEVDVTPLHIGEGIRLRDVTEDVDWTPVTDLDVLLVHVVASKVDTGEEEGDEEEVEDEAAADAEGEKEEKAEGGGS
- a CDS encoding aminoacyl-tRNA hydrolase, with the protein product MHLIVGLGNPGRQYLGTRHNVGFGVVDLLAERFGLAFEAAPADAVMARQRGPEARVMLAKPLTYMNRSGWAVQELQHYYRIEPEALLVVADDVNLPLGKLRARPEGSDGGHNGLSSIIASLGTFGFARLRLGVGRGDERRDLANHVLARFERDEMETVEEMIERAADAVETFIADGIEKTMNRFN
- the ispE gene encoding 4-(cytidine 5'-diphospho)-2-C-methyl-D-erythritol kinase: MSGPRLRVSAPAKINLHLEVLRLRGDGYHEVRTILQSIALADTLTVTERPGPFTVRSRTASMPRDRGNLVWTAGAALWSALGRRGEPSGVAVAVRKVVPAGAGLGGASSDAASALRALAQLWAPRARARLLREVAAAIGSDVPFFLEGGTVLAAGRGERLRRLAPAGPYAVVIASPAFGVSTPDAYRWWDEDATVRQPPPKVRRPPGRHFSAGVDAGGPGVDAGASAGLPRGWRSRPDRLWNDLEGPVSDRHPAIAEMVRRLEASGAIRAGMTGSGSAVIGLYASAAAAERARRSARLKGWRTWRNRTTDAAAHARLTAVARVR